In the Diprion similis isolate iyDipSimi1 chromosome 2, iyDipSimi1.1, whole genome shotgun sequence genome, one interval contains:
- the LOC124415714 gene encoding lysine-specific demethylase 7A-like yields the protein MPSAAEETTYLNLIDVMPRREATTTQEFLARDVDLLVSQIKENLRLSGFKAKSSFTQKSRPSPYRIPSRSWADPAATCEACRLRVDATEDERQQSHHNYHHHHHHHHHHHHHHHHNQKRSSTNVDDPYELLQVLLREGGLIKEAVKRLQASLQASLQANLKELDNAEEESVYERKPYFYDSEDEPRPVIPPLEL from the coding sequence ATGCCGAGCGCAGCTGAGGAAACTacttatttaaatttaatcgACGTTATGCCGCGACGAGAGGCGACGACGACGCAGGAGTTTCTAGCGAGAGACGTCGACCTGCTGGTATCCCAGATAAAGGAGAACCTTAGGCTATCAGGATTCAAGGCCAAGTCTAGCTTCACCCAGAAAAGCCGCCCTTCGCCCTACAGGATACCATCGAGATCGTGGGCAGATCCGGCGGCGACGTGCGAGGCCTGCAGGTTAAGAGTCGACGCGACCGAGGACGAGCGGCAACAAAGTCATCACAACtaccatcaccaccaccaccaccaccaccatcaccaccaccatcatcatcacaaTCAGAAAAGGTCGAGCACAAACGTCGACGACCCGTACGAGCTGCTTCAGGTTCTACTTCGAGAGGGTGGTCTGATTAAGGAAGCGGTCAAGAGGCTCCAAGCATCGTTGCAAGCCTCGCTACAAGCGAATCTTAAGGAGCTGGACAACGCCGAGGAGGAATCCGTCTACGAGAGGAAGCCCTACTTCTACGACTCCGAAGACGAGCCTAGGCCGGTGATACCGCCGCTTGAACTTTGA
- the LOC124415593 gene encoding xaa-Pro dipeptidase — translation MADTQATCPMESHFVRGEHTLKVPMSLFRENRERLAAVLRGNTAVPEKGAFVVLQGGVEVPFNDTDISWPFRQESYFQWCFGVEEPDCYGCIDVTTSESILFFPRLPAEYAVWQGTLYTTDDFRKRYAVDKVYYTDQIADVLSQRGASMLLTLNGLNTDSGLAAREAVFDKIGQFNVNNTLLYPEITECRVIKSPREIEVLRYVIKVSSDAHRAVMRAVRPGLAEFQAEAAFLHHAYSVGGCRHVSYTCICGSGHNASILHYGHAGAPNNRVLKDGDMCLFDMGANYCGYAADITCSYPANGKFTEDQKMVYNAVLDARTAVMNAAKPGVSWSKMHLLANRVMLGSLVKGGLLVGDVDQMILAGLGEVFQPHGLGHLLGLDVHDVGGYLPGHPGRSNEPGLRKLRTARTLKAGMVLTIEPGCYFINCKLDEALANGDQAKYIVREELERFRGWGGVRIEDDVLITETGVENMTDVPRTTEEIEAWMSVGRNSKLPQECKFSDA, via the exons ATGGCCGATACGCAAGCCAC gTGTCCGATGGAGTCGCATTTCGTGAGGGGCGAACACACCTTGAAGGTCCCCATGTCACTTTTTCGGGAAAACAGGGAACGACTCGCCGCTGTTCTTCGGGGAAATACCGCCGTACCGGAAAAAGGTGCCTTCGTAGTCCTGCAGGGCGGCGTCGAGGTCCCGTTCAACGACACTGACATCTCCTGGCCATTCCGACAG GAATCGTACTTTCAGTGGTGCTTCGGGGTTGAGGAACCAGACTGTTACGGATGCATTGACGTCACGACATCCGAGTCCATTCTGTTCTTCCCCCGCTTACCGGCCGAGTACGCGGTGTGGCAAGGCACCCTTTACACGACCGATGACTTCCGGAAACGGTACGCGGTCGACAAGGTTTACTACACCGACCAGATTGCGGATGTTCTAAGCCAGCGGGGTGCCTCCATGCTTCTGACGTTG AACGGATTAAACACCGACAGTGGACTTGCCGCGCGCGAAGCTGTTTTCGACAAGATTGGCCA ATTCAACGTTAACAACACGCTGTTATATCCGGAAATAACGGAGTG CCGAGTGATCAAGTCACCGAGGGAGATCGAGGTCTTGAGATACGTAATAAAAGTCAGCTCCGATGCCCATCGTGCAGTGATGCGAGCTGTCCGACCGGGTCTCGCCGAATTTCAAGCGGAAGCTGCCTTTTTGCACCATGCTTACTCCGTAGGTGGATGTCGCCATGTTTCTTACACTTGCATTTGTGGATCTGGCCACAACGCCTCTATCCTTCACTACGGACATGCCGGTGCACCGAACAACAGGGTCCTCAAGGACGGAGATATGTG CTTGTTCGACATGGGCGCAAACTACTGCGGCTACGCAGCCGACATAACCTGCAGTTATCCGGCCAACGGCAAGTTCACCGAGGACCAAAAGATGGTCTACAACGCGGTCCTCGATGCCCGGACCGCCGTCATGAACGCGGCGAAGCCTGGAGTGTCCTGGTCGAAAATGCACCTTCTGGCGAACAGAGTGATGCTGGGAAGTCTCGTCAAGGGAGGACTACTCGTCGGCGACGTTGACCAGATGATTCTAGCCGGTCTCGGCGAGGTTTTCCAGCCCCATGGTCTCGGGCACTTGCTGGGTCTCGACGTCCACGACGTCGGCGGATACCTGCCGGGTCATCCCGGTCGTTCGAACGAACCTGGACTCCGGAAGCTGCGGACCGCCAGGACCCTGAAGGCTGGAATGGTGCTGACCATCGAGCCAGGGTGCTACTTCATTAACTGC AAACTGGATGAAGCATTGGCTAACGGGGATCAAGCCAAGTACATCGTGAGAGAAGAATTGGAGCGTTTCCGAGGCTGGGGAGGCGTGCGTATCGAGGACGACGTCCTCATTACAGAGACGGGAGTGGAGAACATGACTGATGTGCCCAGGAC cACCGAGGAGATCGAGGCCTGGATGAGTGTCGGCAGAAATTCCAAATTACCTCAAGAGTGCAAGTTCTCCGACGCGTAG
- the LOC124415682 gene encoding FAST kinase domain-containing protein 3, mitochondrial-like, with the protein MACFPKDRTLVGAMMNYCESMRIRNPVILTGCADYLGKNARSLPAGTIVSIFVPFGSLYFRPPELISNRFWKSLEDAVANKFLQLKPNDALDVLLAFVHLERCPVKFVEKVFRAGFLDRLFHRRNLRSLDASKTKLRLFDAAMTLECPQYAGPMIPRGERPGNPVCQDARLKRIVNRFHPHLVKLAGRHYTVSKTIFLGQLPSIEFYAIDALIYPKSGPFPSQVFSLEKRHRNLSTAVLVHLPEHFCRNSPQLMGPQVTRKRHFRKLGLRVMSLDFHTLEKIVNDPLAVARYLEERLLAAEEGM; encoded by the coding sequence ATGGCCTGTTTTCCGAAGGATCGGACATTGGTCGGTGCGATGATGAACTACTGCGAGAGCATGAGGATCAGAAACCCCGTTATTCTTACTGGGTGTGCCGACTACCTGGGAAAAAATGCCAGGAGTCTTCCGGCAGGAACGATCGTGTCGATTTTCGTGCCATTCGGTAGCCTCTACTTCCGGCCTCCAGAGCTGATATCCAACCGATTTTGGAAGTCTTTGGAGGACGCGGTGGCCAATAAGTTTCTTCAACTGAAGCCGAACGATGCGTTGGACGTTTTGCTGGCCTTTGTCCACCTGGAACGATGCCCGGTTAAGTTCGTCGAAAAGGTCTTCAGGGCCGGTTTTCTCGATCGGCTTTTCCACAGACGGAACCTTCGCTCGCTCGACGCTTCCAAGACGAAACTGAGGCTCTTCGACGCCGCCATGACACTCGAATGCCCGCAATACGCGGGCCCGATGATCCCGAGGGGCGAGAGGCCCGGAAACCCAGTCTGCCAGGACGCGAGGCTCAAGCGAATCGTCAACCGGTTTCATCCTCATCTCGTCAAGCTTGCGGGCCGCCATTACACCGTCAGCAAGACCATTTTCCTGGGCCAGCTGCCCAGCATCGAGTTCTACGCGATCGACGCCCTCATTTATCCAAAATCCGGTCCTTTTCCGAGCCAGGTTTTCAGCTTGGAAAAACGGCACCGAAACCTCAGCACCGCCGTTCTTGTTCATCTACCCGAACATTTTTGCCGGAACAGTCCGCAGCTTATGGGACCTCAAGTCACGAGGAAAAGGCACTTCCGGAAACTTGGTCTCCGCGTTATGTCACTCGATTTTCACACTCTCGAGAAAATTGTTAACGATCCACTCGCTGTCGCTCGATACCTCGAGGAAAGATTGCTTGCCGCTGAAGAGGGAATGTAG
- the LOC124415610 gene encoding uncharacterized protein LOC124415610: MLARALYRRLPLHSASWTVLRSPISALSTVARGGPRVLLRSTILVQDGSLVHELPVMVRRPKDLLLQDEKGERLSSRSNMTKKSKSEGRRGPSRRINIETDEGTAILFGSDLDFLKEANVEQLLAGLESCYTPKGVFSLLETIIVEEINSMVAVQALRKIIELENSPRNGSRASPTCNRECVLGQVVEMIAGTQDGDTLLEALDLLARDTISPPVNRLRDRLCDEVASRIADNEMSVAQIVEAVRVMTKFRNLEYQEVVDSLWVGLAARESEVSAEDLVPLFRSLHSFKKSRRFVHAVLDRRLERHLRLLTGRQIADILNALANAAIESPETLRLANKWAATKANTVNEQDLLDLVRTWTVTRNVDPAVEKMMETHFETRLGKAKAKEVQPSSMHEYFRSACSVLLGSWVRWFRI; encoded by the coding sequence ATGCTGGCGAGAGCACTGTATCGAAGACTTCCGCTTCATTCGGCTTCTTGGACAGTTCTTCGTTCTCCGATTTCGGCTCTCAGCACCGTAGCAAGAGGCGGACCACGAGTATTATTGCGCAGCACGATACTTGTCCAGGACGGATCGCTGGTCCACGAGTTGCCGGTGATGGTCAGAAGGCCGAAGGACTTGTTGCTGCAGGATGAAAAGGGTGAGAGACTCAGCAGCCGGAGTAACATGACGAAGAAGTCGAAGAGCGAAGGTCGCCGAGGACCGAGTCGAAGGATAAACATCGAGACGGATGAGGGAACGGCGATCCTGTTCGGATCGGACCTCGATTTCCTCAAGGAAGCTAACGTCGAGCAACTCCTTGCCGGCCTCGAGTCATGCTACACGCCGAAAGGGGTCTTCTCGCTCCTGGAGACGATAATAGTAGAAGAGATAAACTCGATGGTCGCCGTCCAGGCGCTTCGAAAGATAATCGAGCTCGAAAATTCCCCGCGAAATGGAAGCAGAGCGAGCCCAACCTGCAACCGCGAATGCGTCCTTGGCCAGGTGGTCGAAATGATTGCCGGGACTCAGGACGGTGACACGCTCCTTGAAGCACTCGATCTTCTAGCCAGGGACACTATCAGTCCACCGGTGAACCGGTTGCGGGATCGTCTCTGCGACGAGGTCGCGTCCAGAATCGCTGACAACGAGATGAGTGTCGCCCAGATCGTCGAGGCGGTTCGGGTTATGACCAAATTCAGGAACCTCGAGTACCAGGAAGTCGTCGATTCTTTATGGGTCGGTCTCGCAGCTAGAGAGAGCGAGGTCTCAGCTGAGGACCTGGTCCCGCTCTTCAGGTCTCTTCACTCGTTCAAGAAGAGCAGAAGGTTCGTTCACGCCGTTCTTGACCGCAGACTTGAACGCCATTTGAGGCTGCTCACGGGCCGACAGATCGCTGACATTCTCAACGCTTTGGCCAACGCGGCCATCGAGTCTCCTGAGACTCTTAGATTGGCTAACAAGTGGGCTGCGACCAAGGCGAACACCGTCAACGAGCAGGATCTACTGGACCTCGTCCGCACTTGGACGGTTACTCGCAACGTCGATCCAGCCGTCGAAAAAATGATGGAGACTCATTTCGAGACGAGGCTGGGCAAGGCCAAGGCGAAGGAGGTGCAGCCATCATCGATGCATGAGTATTTTCGTAGCGCGTGTTCGGTCCTTTTGGGGTCTTGGGTTCGCtggttccgaatttga